A single Bacillus sp. OxB-1 DNA region contains:
- the murD gene encoding UDP-N-acetylmuramoyl-L-alanine--D-glutamate ligase, whose protein sequence is MKNQEFFKGMNVLVLGLAKSGVAAANLLHSIGATVTVNDASPEKEDEEVKSLREAGVTVICGGHPPGIVNNDFDLVVKNPGIPYHNPVVHEALQRGIPVWTEIELTYRISEAPIIAITGSNGKTTTTTLLFHMLNIGKKHPLIAGNIGTVSCSVAEKATEDNIIVLEASSFQLMGTEAFRPKISIWTNLYDSHLDYHGSSEAYAEAKFAIAKNQLESDYFIYNADQPEIEKYAASTTATKIPFSLKGRTEFGISADEDGIYWNGEPYVSRSIIMLPGQHNLENILSATAAAILSGCDKIAIENVLSSFTGVRHRMQFVKESKGRKFYNDSKATNTLATKSALTAFHGPIVLLAGGLDRGHSFEELRPYMTNVKAVVCLGETAGRFAKFAKSCGVPDILLADSMEDAVQKAFPLSDAGDTILLSPACASWDQYPNFETRGDHFIEAVMKL, encoded by the coding sequence ATGAAAAACCAGGAATTTTTCAAGGGGATGAATGTCCTCGTCCTCGGTCTTGCGAAGAGCGGGGTGGCGGCTGCGAATTTGCTGCATTCTATCGGCGCGACCGTCACAGTGAATGATGCATCACCAGAGAAAGAGGATGAGGAAGTGAAATCGCTTCGGGAAGCGGGGGTCACAGTTATTTGTGGTGGGCATCCTCCCGGAATTGTCAATAATGACTTTGACTTGGTCGTCAAAAACCCGGGCATCCCTTATCATAATCCAGTAGTCCATGAAGCACTCCAGCGCGGCATTCCAGTCTGGACCGAAATCGAACTTACATATCGCATCAGTGAGGCTCCGATCATCGCCATCACCGGATCGAACGGCAAAACGACCACGACTACGCTCCTATTCCATATGCTCAACATCGGGAAAAAGCATCCGTTGATTGCCGGGAATATCGGAACGGTTTCCTGTTCGGTCGCCGAAAAGGCGACGGAGGATAATATCATCGTCTTGGAAGCTTCCTCCTTCCAACTGATGGGGACGGAAGCCTTCCGTCCGAAAATCTCGATTTGGACCAATTTATATGATTCCCATTTGGATTATCATGGTTCGTCCGAAGCCTATGCGGAAGCGAAGTTCGCAATTGCGAAGAACCAATTGGAAAGCGATTATTTTATTTACAACGCTGACCAGCCGGAAATCGAAAAGTATGCGGCTTCGACAACAGCGACGAAAATTCCGTTCTCGCTCAAGGGCAGAACGGAATTCGGGATATCCGCGGATGAGGACGGAATATATTGGAATGGGGAGCCGTATGTGTCCCGTTCCATCATCATGCTGCCGGGTCAACACAATTTGGAAAACATTCTCTCCGCCACAGCAGCTGCAATTTTGTCTGGCTGTGATAAAATTGCTATCGAGAATGTACTTAGTTCCTTCACCGGAGTCAGACATCGGATGCAGTTCGTCAAGGAATCGAAGGGACGTAAATTTTACAATGATTCCAAAGCGACGAATACATTGGCAACGAAAAGCGCCTTAACGGCTTTTCATGGACCGATCGTGTTGCTTGCCGGCGGCCTGGACCGGGGACATTCATTCGAAGAGCTCCGGCCTTATATGACGAATGTCAAAGCGGTTGTCTGCCTCGGAGAAACGGCAGGAAGATTCGCCAAGTTCGCTAAATCTTGCGGCGTGCCGGACATCCTGCTCGCCGACAGCATGGAAGACGCAGTCCAGAAGGCATTTCCATTGTCGGATGCAGGGGACACGATTTTACTTTCGCCCGCATGCGCCAGTTGGGATCAATATCCGAACTTCGAAACACGCGGTGATCATTTCATCGAAGCTGTCATGAAATTGTAA
- the ftsW gene encoding putative lipid II flippase FtsW, producing MAFIVSAMGLSLIGLAFVHSAGSYWGTVRYADTSPFIVKQGIYMAVSIAIAFLIMKSPWTSNPRAWTVFYYATIILLALVLVPGIGAVRNGSQSWIALGPFSLQPAEFVKVALIGKLATGIRKTGGRQKIQLSHFALILLPAALIMMQPDLGSAVIMIVSAFVILFIAGYPLSFFAILGFTGVGAFIALIATAPYRIDRIKSYIDPWSDPLGTGFQGIQSLFAIAPGGLFGHGYGNSRQKYLYLPEPQNDFIFSIIAEETGFIGATFVLFLFSVLLVAGCGIAIRTASRAEFLIVAGMGAMIIFQTFLNVGVVTGLLPVTGVTLPFISYGGSSLMTTWMAVGTILHFATVRNHR from the coding sequence ATGGCTTTTATCGTTTCAGCCATGGGACTTTCCCTGATCGGGCTGGCTTTCGTGCATTCGGCCGGCTCCTATTGGGGCACGGTGAGATATGCGGATACCTCGCCATTCATCGTCAAGCAGGGGATTTATATGGCTGTCTCGATCGCCATTGCCTTCCTGATCATGAAGAGCCCTTGGACGTCGAATCCACGTGCGTGGACCGTATTCTATTATGCTACGATCATCTTGTTGGCACTCGTGCTCGTTCCCGGCATCGGGGCTGTCCGGAACGGGTCGCAAAGCTGGATCGCCCTCGGGCCGTTCAGCCTTCAGCCTGCCGAATTCGTCAAGGTGGCGCTCATCGGGAAACTCGCAACGGGCATCCGGAAGACGGGAGGCAGACAGAAGATCCAGCTGAGCCATTTCGCCTTGATTTTGCTCCCGGCGGCGCTGATCATGATGCAGCCAGACCTTGGCTCTGCCGTCATCATGATCGTCTCCGCATTTGTCATCCTCTTCATCGCAGGATACCCATTGTCCTTTTTCGCAATTCTCGGGTTTACCGGCGTCGGTGCGTTTATCGCTTTGATTGCTACTGCACCTTACCGGATCGATCGGATCAAATCTTATATCGATCCGTGGAGCGACCCCCTCGGAACCGGGTTCCAAGGGATCCAGTCCTTGTTCGCGATAGCGCCGGGCGGTCTGTTCGGCCATGGTTATGGCAACAGTCGACAAAAGTATTTATACTTGCCCGAACCGCAAAATGATTTCATCTTCTCGATCATTGCGGAGGAGACGGGGTTCATCGGGGCCACCTTCGTCCTTTTCCTCTTTAGTGTCCTGCTAGTGGCAGGATGCGGGATTGCAATCAGGACGGCGAGCCGCGCCGAATTCCTTATCGTTGCCGGAATGGGGGCGATGATCATCTTCCAAACTTTTTTGAATGTCGGAGTCGTCACAGGGCTTCTGCCGGTGACCGGCGTGACATTGCCGTTTATCAGCTATGGCGGATCCTCTCTCATGACGACGTGGATGGCGGTGGGGACGATCCTCCATTTTGCGACGGTGAGAAATCATAGATAA
- a CDS encoding cell division protein FtsQ/DivIB encodes MDKVIDIEERIPSMRKKRRRRTNKKFLFILTVFVLALLAVLYFQSSYSKLDQIHVVGAQLHDSEDYVKQSGLLEGDPVWGFGIEEIEQAVSRMDGVRKVEVSRKWLRDAEIAVVEWKPVAYLFDGTQYELLLENGDLFKEGVKMETEAPILNNFDDAAIREEMTGQLLQVDSDVYDAISEIIYEGTEDDSDRLRVYMNDGYEVRAVISSFADKMNYYPQVTAQLQGHEKGVIDMEVGTYFTPFSEMYGLNEEGESIDEENE; translated from the coding sequence ATGGATAAAGTCATTGATATAGAAGAGCGGATTCCTTCCATGAGGAAGAAAAGGCGCCGGAGAACGAATAAGAAATTCCTCTTTATCCTGACCGTATTCGTTCTTGCCCTTCTTGCCGTCCTTTATTTCCAATCGTCATACAGTAAACTGGACCAGATCCACGTGGTCGGTGCGCAACTGCATGATTCGGAGGATTACGTGAAACAAAGCGGCCTTCTGGAAGGGGATCCGGTCTGGGGATTCGGCATTGAAGAAATCGAACAGGCTGTTTCCCGGATGGACGGTGTCCGAAAGGTCGAAGTTTCGCGGAAATGGCTGCGGGATGCCGAGATTGCCGTGGTGGAATGGAAACCGGTCGCCTATTTGTTTGACGGAACTCAATACGAACTCCTGTTGGAAAACGGGGATCTGTTCAAGGAAGGTGTCAAAATGGAGACGGAAGCGCCCATACTGAATAATTTTGATGACGCTGCAATTCGGGAAGAAATGACCGGCCAGTTGCTACAGGTGGATTCCGATGTCTATGATGCCATATCGGAAATCATCTATGAAGGAACGGAAGATGACTCCGATCGCTTGAGAGTCTATATGAACGATGGTTATGAAGTGCGGGCAGTCATTTCTTCATTCGCCGATAAAATGAATTATTATCCACAAGTGACGGCGCAATTGCAGGGTCATGAAAAAGGCGTCATCGACATGGAAGTTGGGACCTACTTCACCCCTTTCAGTGAAATGTATGGCTTGAATGAGGAGGGGGAATCCATTGACGAAGAAAACGAATGA
- a CDS encoding DUF881 domain-containing protein — protein MTKKTNEAYRKKGRHILFSVVFLVLGFILAFSYRTLGANQEEEALYSAEFIQEEQYRENLVNQQERNKELFDEIAAKQEEIRQYEQTFSKGKENHADLVEEAKDLRLLLGVIPATGSGVRVTLKDGDYDPVEQNPNDYIVHESHVLRVVNELKIAGAQGLAINGQRITSNSYIKCTGPVITIDGRTFPAPFTIEAVGDMDVLSAALQLKGGVIDSLVRDNIVVTMEQSKEIKLAAVRNES, from the coding sequence TTGACGAAGAAAACGAATGAGGCCTACCGGAAAAAAGGCAGGCATATTCTATTCTCGGTCGTTTTCCTTGTGCTCGGATTCATCTTGGCATTCTCTTATCGGACACTAGGTGCCAATCAGGAAGAGGAAGCGCTCTACTCGGCGGAATTCATCCAAGAGGAACAATACCGTGAAAATCTCGTCAATCAGCAAGAGCGGAACAAGGAATTGTTCGATGAGATAGCGGCAAAGCAGGAAGAGATCCGGCAATATGAACAGACGTTTTCCAAAGGTAAGGAAAACCATGCCGATCTAGTGGAAGAGGCGAAGGATCTCCGGCTGCTTCTAGGGGTCATCCCCGCAACAGGAAGCGGTGTGCGCGTCACCTTGAAAGATGGCGACTATGATCCGGTGGAGCAGAACCCGAACGATTATATCGTTCATGAGAGCCATGTCCTGCGTGTCGTCAATGAACTGAAAATCGCCGGGGCGCAAGGTCTTGCCATCAACGGGCAGCGGATCACCTCCAATTCGTATATCAAGTGTACAGGCCCTGTCATCACAATCGATGGAAGGACTTTTCCGGCGCCGTTCACCATTGAAGCTGTCGGCGATATGGACGTGTTGTCGGCGGCCTTGCAATTGAAAGGCGGCGTAATCGATAGCCTTGTCCGTGATAATATTGTCGTCACGATGGAGCAGTCCAAAGAGATTAAACTGGCAGCCGTTCGAAATGAAAGCTGA
- a CDS encoding DUF881 domain-containing protein encodes MKKRIQWQFVLILLIVGFMTAVQYNTMKNPEERDTRDLWAIRNDLAAEQKLHSELLSEIRDLDKTIITYKMLGEDDTGKALTDTVDKLNLQAGMTDIEGPGILIEVKPSPESMAYGLPINSVSPDLLTRFVNEINRFKWGALEIDGKRYTLLSSIRDINGKTTVNGLNVSTPPFSIKIISQTLEDSEKLYNYLLASSIQDDFYLEDLILDIGQPTASIRIRGGAEEFENRFLKELPKGE; translated from the coding sequence ATGAAAAAAAGAATTCAATGGCAATTTGTATTGATTCTCCTGATTGTCGGGTTCATGACAGCCGTCCAATACAATACAATGAAAAATCCGGAAGAACGGGATACGCGGGATCTTTGGGCCATCCGCAACGATTTGGCAGCCGAACAGAAACTTCATTCCGAATTGTTGTCCGAAATCCGGGATTTGGACAAGACCATCATCACGTATAAAATGCTCGGTGAAGATGATACGGGAAAGGCGCTTACCGATACGGTGGACAAGCTGAATCTGCAGGCCGGCATGACAGATATTGAAGGTCCGGGCATCCTGATAGAAGTGAAGCCTTCGCCGGAAAGCATGGCATACGGCCTCCCGATTAACAGCGTTTCCCCCGATCTGCTGACCCGGTTCGTCAATGAAATCAACCGGTTCAAATGGGGGGCGTTGGAAATCGATGGAAAGCGCTACACCTTGTTGAGTTCCATCCGGGACATTAACGGCAAAACAACGGTCAACGGGCTGAACGTGTCCACGCCACCATTTTCAATAAAGATCATTTCCCAAACGTTGGAAGACAGTGAGAAGTTATACAATTATCTGCTGGCTTCTTCAATCCAAGATGATTTTTATCTTGAAGATCTCATTCTCGATATCGGACAACCGACCGCCTCGATCCGGATTCGGGGTGGAGCGGAAGAATTTGAAAACCGGTTCTTAAAAGAATTGCCGAAAGGGGAATGA
- a CDS encoding small basic family protein: MWLPLLGLIIGITLGLLSDIQIPQVYGNYLSIAVLAALDTLFGGIRAHLQQVYDDKVFVSGFFFNIALAAGLAFLGVHLGVDLYLAAVFAFGVRLFQNIAVIRRILLVKWEERNKVSNVKGSE, translated from the coding sequence ATGTGGTTGCCATTGCTCGGGCTGATCATCGGGATCACGCTCGGCCTGTTGTCAGATATCCAAATACCGCAAGTGTACGGCAACTACTTATCCATCGCCGTATTAGCCGCCCTGGATACGTTGTTCGGCGGCATCCGGGCGCATTTGCAACAAGTGTATGATGATAAAGTGTTCGTCTCGGGATTCTTTTTCAATATTGCCCTTGCTGCCGGACTGGCCTTCTTGGGAGTCCATCTCGGGGTGGATCTCTATTTGGCCGCTGTCTTTGCTTTTGGGGTTCGACTATTTCAAAATATAGCGGTCATCAGAAGGATTCTTCTAGTCAAATGGGAGGAAAGAAACAAAGTTTCAAATGTAAAAGGGTCGGAGTGA
- the ftsA gene encoding cell division protein FtsA — protein sequence MGCKSRYRRCHELSQSQIYVSLDIGSSSVKVLIGEVDGESLHVIGVGNVQSAGIRKGTIVDIDATVQSIRKAIDQAERMIGMHIREVIVGIPANGVHLQDVKGVVAVNSENREITNDDLDRVMKSAQVMSVPPEREIVNIIPKQFIVDDYDEIKDPRGMIGVRLEMDGTLITTSKTLVHNILRCVERAGLVIREIYLQPLAAGTFALTDDEMNHGTAYIDIGGGSTTIALFDEGRLKATTVVPVGGDHITKDLSIVLKTPTEQARKIKHQYGHAFYDDASDDELFEVPVIGADSKDQYSQRYISEIIGVRLEELFDLILEELFRMGVRDLPGGVVLTGGITKLDGILQLARHVLKTRVRVHTPEYIGVREPMYSTAVGLIRYAHMQDMYFGHVQDSPTATMEAEETVPASGMKKKPAERKENKPGLMTRARKIFDNFFE from the coding sequence ATGGGATGTAAGAGTCGCTATCGGAGGTGCCATGAATTGAGCCAATCACAAATATACGTTTCACTTGATATAGGTTCTTCATCGGTCAAGGTGCTGATCGGTGAAGTGGACGGCGAATCCCTGCATGTGATAGGGGTTGGCAATGTCCAATCAGCGGGGATCCGCAAAGGGACGATCGTCGATATCGATGCGACTGTGCAGTCGATCCGGAAAGCGATCGATCAAGCGGAGAGAATGATAGGGATGCACATACGGGAAGTCATCGTTGGGATTCCCGCAAACGGCGTCCATTTGCAAGATGTGAAAGGCGTCGTGGCCGTCAACTCGGAGAACCGTGAAATTACGAATGATGATTTGGACCGTGTTATGAAATCGGCACAAGTGATGTCGGTTCCACCTGAACGCGAAATCGTCAACATCATTCCGAAACAGTTCATCGTGGATGATTACGACGAGATAAAAGATCCGAGAGGCATGATCGGAGTACGGCTCGAAATGGACGGCACACTCATTACTACTTCGAAAACGCTCGTGCATAATATATTGCGTTGTGTAGAACGCGCCGGCCTCGTCATCCGGGAGATTTACCTTCAACCGCTGGCAGCGGGCACATTCGCCTTGACGGATGATGAAATGAACCACGGCACAGCCTATATCGACATCGGTGGGGGATCGACGACGATTGCCTTGTTCGATGAAGGCCGTCTGAAGGCAACAACGGTTGTCCCGGTCGGGGGGGACCATATTACAAAAGATCTTTCCATTGTTTTGAAAACGCCGACCGAACAAGCCAGGAAAATCAAACACCAGTATGGACATGCTTTTTACGATGACGCTTCGGATGACGAACTTTTCGAAGTTCCGGTAATCGGGGCAGATTCGAAAGATCAATATAGTCAACGATACATATCGGAAATTATTGGCGTCCGATTGGAAGAACTCTTTGATTTGATTTTGGAGGAATTGTTCCGGATGGGCGTGCGTGATTTGCCCGGCGGTGTCGTGTTAACCGGAGGAATCACCAAGCTGGACGGGATCCTCCAACTGGCAAGGCATGTATTGAAAACTAGAGTCCGCGTCCATACGCCGGAATATATCGGCGTCAGAGAACCGATGTATTCCACTGCAGTAGGTTTGATCCGATACGCACATATGCAGGATATGTATTTCGGGCATGTGCAAGATTCACCTACAGCTACCATGGAAGCGGAAGAAACGGTTCCGGCATCCGGCATGAAAAAGAAGCCGGCCGAACGTAAGGAAAATAAGCCGGGGCTCATGACAAGAGCTAGAAAAATATTCGACAACTTTTTTGAGTGA
- the ftsZ gene encoding cell division protein FtsZ produces the protein MLEFDTNVDALAVIKVIGVGGGGNNAVNRMIEHGVQGVEFIAVNTDAQALNLSSAEVKLQIGAKLTRGLGAGANPEVGKKAAEESKEQIEEALRGADMVFVTAGMGGGTGTGAAPVIAQIAKDLGALTVGVVTRPFTFEGRKRSTQAIGGITAMKESVDTLIVIPNDKLLEIVDKNTPMLEAFREADNVLRQGVQGISDLIAVPGLINLDFADVKTIMSNKGSALMGIGLSTGENRAAEAAKKAISSPLLETSIDGAKGVLMNITGGSNLSLFEVQEAADIVASASDEDVNMIFGSVINDNLKDEIVVTVIATGFSEEQLSQARPARSSGFGTSRVREPEPREQPPMRERREEAPSYQEPVRQQQTHQQEDALDIPTFLRNRRR, from the coding sequence ATGCTGGAATTTGATACGAATGTTGATGCACTGGCGGTCATCAAAGTAATTGGTGTCGGCGGTGGAGGAAATAATGCAGTAAATCGAATGATTGAACACGGCGTACAGGGCGTGGAATTCATTGCGGTCAATACAGACGCACAAGCTTTGAATCTATCGTCCGCGGAAGTGAAGTTGCAGATCGGGGCGAAATTAACACGGGGTCTGGGAGCTGGCGCAAATCCGGAAGTCGGCAAAAAAGCGGCCGAGGAGAGCAAGGAGCAGATCGAAGAAGCGCTGCGCGGCGCGGATATGGTATTCGTCACTGCCGGTATGGGAGGCGGAACGGGGACAGGAGCTGCTCCAGTCATTGCGCAAATCGCGAAAGACCTCGGCGCTCTTACGGTCGGTGTCGTAACACGTCCATTTACGTTTGAAGGGCGCAAACGCTCCACTCAGGCGATCGGCGGAATTACGGCGATGAAAGAATCCGTCGATACGTTGATTGTCATCCCCAATGATAAATTGCTCGAAATCGTGGATAAAAACACACCGATGCTTGAAGCGTTCCGCGAGGCGGACAATGTACTGCGCCAAGGGGTTCAAGGGATCTCGGATTTGATTGCGGTACCGGGGTTGATCAACTTGGATTTTGCCGACGTCAAAACGATCATGTCCAACAAAGGATCAGCGTTGATGGGAATCGGATTGTCCACAGGAGAAAACCGGGCGGCAGAAGCGGCGAAAAAGGCGATTTCCAGCCCGCTCTTGGAAACATCCATAGACGGGGCGAAAGGGGTGCTCATGAATATTACGGGCGGCTCCAATTTAAGCCTCTTCGAAGTACAGGAAGCGGCCGATATCGTCGCCTCCGCATCGGATGAAGATGTCAATATGATCTTCGGTTCGGTCATCAATGATAATCTGAAGGACGAAATCGTCGTCACCGTCATCGCCACCGGCTTCAGCGAAGAACAGCTGAGCCAAGCAAGACCGGCGAGAAGCTCCGGTTTCGGAACAAGCCGTGTCCGCGAACCGGAACCGAGGGAACAACCGCCGATGCGCGAGCGCCGGGAAGAAGCACCATCCTATCAGGAGCCGGTGCGTCAACAGCAAACGCACCAGCAAGAAGACGCGTTGGACATCCCGACATTCCTTCGCAACCGTCGCAGATAA
- a CDS encoding sigma-E processing peptidase SpoIIGA, with product MYGELIVGINMLFNYIILSFANKVGPIQASRGRLLLASFAGALPVVVFPTSAFVILLSFLGMTACAFGAASEKWRRSASMALIGGLFAGGALTAIPIRFGAVNETLWILAYASAAYVSLAYMRKKWLDIRTASQLADMRASSMLRIWGAEMEVEVFVDSGNACMEPLSGSPVHFVSFQAVERHIPEPLRQPLLDWNPAQTGSLAEFPDPYRKTMRLIRLMTVQGQSWALGFKFDQWMLDDGEMLQPGYIVLTQNDRRYPEGAAAILHRSAMESTNRERRTRHAV from the coding sequence ATGTATGGAGAACTCATCGTCGGCATCAATATGCTCTTCAACTATATCATTCTGTCATTTGCCAATAAGGTGGGGCCCATCCAAGCGAGTCGGGGACGCCTACTGCTCGCTTCTTTTGCGGGAGCACTCCCGGTCGTCGTTTTTCCTACCTCCGCATTTGTCATCCTTCTCTCCTTCCTTGGGATGACTGCATGTGCTTTCGGAGCAGCATCGGAAAAATGGAGAAGGTCTGCCTCCATGGCCTTGATCGGCGGTTTGTTCGCGGGCGGGGCTTTGACTGCCATCCCCATCCGATTCGGAGCGGTGAATGAAACATTATGGATATTGGCGTATGCCAGCGCGGCCTATGTCTCGCTCGCCTACATGAGAAAAAAGTGGCTGGATATTCGGACAGCCAGTCAACTCGCCGATATGCGCGCATCCTCCATGCTCCGGATTTGGGGTGCGGAAATGGAGGTGGAAGTGTTTGTGGATTCGGGAAATGCGTGTATGGAACCGTTGTCGGGATCGCCTGTCCACTTTGTCTCCTTTCAAGCTGTCGAGCGCCATATTCCGGAGCCGCTGCGCCAGCCGTTGCTTGATTGGAATCCTGCTCAAACCGGTTCCTTGGCGGAATTCCCGGATCCTTACCGGAAGACGATGCGTTTGATTCGTCTGATGACCGTCCAGGGGCAATCTTGGGCACTCGGGTTTAAATTTGATCAATGGATGCTCGATGATGGGGAAATGTTGCAACCGGGATATATCGTACTGACGCAGAACGACCGCCGTTATCCTGAAGGGGCTGCGGCCATATTGCACAGATCCGCAATGGAATCCACTAACCGGGAAAGGAGAACGAGGCATGCTGTCTAA
- the sigE gene encoding RNA polymerase sporulation sigma factor SigE, protein MLSKFRIWLSKLFGLFRRKQGTYYIGGHESLPKPLTREEEAITLRAFMEGDMNARDMLIEKNLRLVVYIARRFDNTNTHIEDLISIGTIGLIKAIETFKMDKNIKLATYASRCIENEILMHLRKTNRTRSEISFDEPLNSDADGNELLLSDILGTDEHIIIDDVEKKIERQHMIEAISTLDDRERYIMECRFGLTGQIEMTQKEVAELLGISQSYISRLEKKIISDLRERLNHPIA, encoded by the coding sequence ATGCTGTCTAAATTTAGAATCTGGCTATCCAAATTGTTCGGCCTATTTAGAAGAAAACAAGGAACCTACTACATCGGGGGACATGAATCCCTCCCGAAGCCGCTGACCCGGGAGGAAGAAGCAATTACGCTTCGTGCCTTCATGGAGGGGGATATGAACGCCCGGGATATGCTGATTGAAAAAAACTTGCGGCTTGTCGTTTATATTGCAAGACGCTTCGATAATACGAACACTCATATCGAAGATCTGATCAGCATCGGCACCATCGGACTTATAAAAGCGATTGAGACTTTCAAAATGGATAAGAACATCAAATTGGCCACCTACGCTTCGCGCTGCATTGAAAATGAAATATTGATGCATCTGCGGAAAACGAATCGGACACGCTCCGAAATCTCTTTTGATGAACCGCTTAATTCGGATGCGGATGGCAATGAATTATTATTATCGGATATTCTTGGAACCGATGAACATATTATCATCGATGATGTGGAAAAGAAAATCGAAAGGCAGCATATGATCGAAGCAATCAGCACATTGGATGATCGCGAACGATATATCATGGAATGCCGCTTCGGTTTGACCGGCCAAATTGAAATGACACAAAAAGAAGTGGCGGAACTCCTGGGCATTTCCCAATCTTATATTTCCCGGCTTGAAAAGAAAATTATCTCCGATTTGCGGGAACGCTTGAATCATCCAATCGCCTGA
- the sigG gene encoding RNA polymerase sporulation sigma factor SigG has product MVRTRVEICGIDTSELPLLTNEVMRETFIRLQNGDASAREELVIGNLRLVLSLVQRFAYRGEQADDLFQVGCIGLLKSIDNFDLKHNVRFSTYAVPMIIGEIKRHLRDHHAVRVSRSLRDIAYKAIRAKEQFINDHQKEPKISDLAAATGIPEDDILFALDAIQDPMSLHEPINGDGGDPVFMMDQLQDTTVSEDKWLTYVSVKETVMTLDERQQKILSKRFYLGQTQTEIAKELGISQAQISRLEKNAVKIIRNGIEHKT; this is encoded by the coding sequence ATGGTACGTACAAGAGTAGAGATATGCGGAATCGATACATCTGAATTGCCATTGCTCACAAACGAAGTCATGCGAGAAACATTCATCCGGTTGCAAAACGGAGATGCATCAGCGCGGGAAGAGCTGGTTATTGGGAATTTACGACTGGTTCTTAGCTTAGTTCAACGTTTTGCCTACAGAGGGGAACAGGCGGACGACCTCTTTCAAGTCGGTTGCATCGGCCTGTTGAAATCCATTGATAATTTTGATCTCAAACATAATGTCCGCTTTTCGACGTACGCGGTGCCGATGATCATCGGGGAAATCAAAAGACATTTGCGTGATCACCATGCGGTCCGGGTTTCAAGATCGCTTCGGGATATCGCCTATAAAGCTATCCGGGCGAAAGAGCAGTTTATCAATGACCATCAGAAAGAGCCGAAGATTTCGGATCTGGCAGCAGCGACCGGGATTCCCGAAGACGATATCCTGTTTGCGCTCGATGCAATCCAAGATCCGATGTCACTCCATGAACCGATCAACGGGGATGGGGGCGATCCAGTATTTATGATGGACCAGCTTCAGGACACAACGGTTTCCGAAGACAAATGGTTGACCTATGTGTCGGTGAAAGAAACTGTCATGACGTTGGATGAAAGGCAACAGAAAATACTGTCTAAACGATTTTATCTCGGTCAGACCCAAACGGAAATCGCCAAAGAACTCGGCATCTCCCAAGCGCAGATTTCAAGGCTGGAGAAAAATGCAGTGAAAATCATCCGGAATGGAATCGAACACAAAACATGA
- a CDS encoding PRC-barrel domain-containing protein, translating to MRFSDIQKKEVIDVEKGTFLGFIQDATIDTADGKVKSLHVGGGDRSVFFDTRDKEVKKVPLGDVATIGKDIILVGQRGLKK from the coding sequence ATGAGATTTTCGGATATCCAAAAAAAAGAAGTGATTGATGTGGAAAAAGGTACTTTTCTAGGATTCATCCAAGACGCGACAATCGATACTGCAGACGGGAAAGTGAAGTCCTTGCATGTCGGGGGAGGGGATCGAAGCGTTTTTTTCGATACGCGGGATAAGGAAGTGAAAAAAGTGCCTCTTGGGGACGTAGCCACCATCGGAAAAGATATCATCCTCGTCGGTCAAAGAGGATTGAAAAAATGA